The genomic stretch GGAACTGAGGACACTAATGAACTCTTTCTCATTCTTTCTTGCTGTATCAGTTCCTCAGCAGGTCGAGGACTCCATTGTTTCTGAAAAATGCAGATGGCAGCATGTGGTGCTCCAAAATCTGCATGTACCTTTCAGCTTTAATGGTGCCTGAAATCCTTAAATTCCTTGCAATTATGCAATGGGACACGTTCTTAAACTGTTGGACTGTTTTCTCACAGTTtgtcacaaagtggtgaacctctccatccttgcttttGACTCatcaatcatgatactctcacctgttaccaatgaacctgattacctgtggaatgatccaaccaggtgtttctggagcgttccacctctttcccagtcttttgttgctcctgtccaaacttgtttgaaacgtgttgctgcatcaaattcagatttagcagatatttgcaaaaatcacCGAAGCTGATCAGGTAAAATATTAAATCTATCGTCTCTGAGCTGTATTCAGTTGAATACAGGTCAGAAAGAATTAGCAAATCaatgcattctgttttcatttacgTCAAACATAGTGTCCCAACtattttggaattggggttgtaagTTACTGTTAAATAAAACCTACTGGTTTCTACAAGAACTGAATATGCATTAAGGCTCACAATATACCCAAATACAAATGCAGTGCTCACAGATACATGCTTTCCCTCATTAAACAAGGTAGAAAAGTGCAATGTGAAGCGCTTGggaatatataaaaatatagatATGTTTTCGAACAAGTAACTGATGCTGGATCGAGCATTTGTTCTTGTCTGCTCCAAGTATTTTGGTAAGCTAATCATGGGTAAATAAACAGCAGTTACAGCTGGATAAAGACCGGTTTTAAGTAGtgttcattttcctgtctgtctttgtctaaaTAGCAGGACTCCAGCAGGAACACAAGACTCCTCTGGGTGGGACGCATGCGCCATTTTGAAAAGCTAAGTGTGGCAGTGGAGAGTCTATGGCTCAGGGGGGGGCTCCTCCAGGCTCTTCAGCAGGTCTGTGTACGCGGCCGAGTTTATGAAGCGGGGGTACGAGTCTCTCTGCATCAGCGTGTAGATCTGCTGCTGAGCCTCCTCGAACGTGTGCGAGGTCGGCTCCAGCATGTTGCGGTTTATCACGTCTCGAACATGTGAGTCCAGACTGACCTGGAGAGGACGACCAGATGAAAGACGTGATGATGTGTGAGGAAGTATATGAAGTAAACACGGCATACAGAGGTAAAAATATGAGGTGATTAGTTGAGAGGTAGAGAATTAAAGGGCATGTCCTCCCTACTGCATCGGTCACTTTTAGCTACCATGGAGAGCCACTGAGGGATCACAGGTGGCAGAGGACATTTCCACCACATCTCTAATGGAAATACACCTGAAATTTGGCAACTCTGTCACCTTGAGGCGAGGACACAGAATTTGGCGTAAGTGGCCCTTTAACTGTAAGAAGCTCCCTGTTGCACAAGCTAGCTTTGAGCAGCAAAAGCAGTTTTTCAACACAATATGTGTACTGTTGGAAAAAACCACCTGTATTAACATAATGTGGCAACAAAAATGTATGTGATTATGTGCAAAACGCGACTTTTGTTAGGTTTGTTATTTAATTAGCTGATGATTAATTTTAATAAGCCACTATTTTTCCTGCGAATTTCAGCATTGTGGCCATACTCTCCTCTCGTGGCTCACCTCTTTAGGGGAAAGGATTGAGATGAAGTCCTCGTATATTTGACGGactttctcctccaccacagtCTTGTTGGTCTCCTTTTTCAGCTCCTCGCAGGCGAGCCAGAACATCATGTTCTCCTCGCTGAACTCTGTCCGCAGGAACTGCCTGAAGCAGCTGCGACCGGCTGCACTTTTCATCACCTTTTCAAATGACGTCGGCCAGGAGCGAGCGTCTTCCAGAGTAGGCTTCAGACTTAAAGACAAAAGCCCAGAGGATGTATCggtgcattgttttttttaaattatccCTGTAATGGCACATCATATGAAAGATGGTGTTGAAATGTTTCATGGAGGGGTCGCAGTGTTTAGCCGTTACCTTTCTTCACAGTTAGTGGTTTCCTCTGTCCTGCGCTCAAAAGTGGACCTCTGTATTGTCTCATCCTCACTCCTAACAGTCAgactggagggaaaaaaagacagagtgagaccGGTTATACTTTGATCTACAGGCCAGAAATAGCTCATCATGCAGTTCAGATTTGCCATCAGGATCCTGAAAGTGAGCATTTAAAATAACTCTGCAGTCCTTTCATGTCAGCCTTCCTTAGAATGTCGAATCtaacctgtcaatcaaacgCCTGTGTGACTGTTGAGCAGCTCGTTAAAAAAACAGTTGTGTTAATATGCAACTGTAACAGCCTCCGCTCTTCTCTTAAGGCCTTCCACAATGTTTTGGGACGTGGCAGCAGGGATGTGCTCACATTCAGCCCCAATAGCATGAGTGAGAGCGGGCGCGTATGTTATTCCAGTTCATCCAGAAGATGCTGGATGGGGGTGAGGTCACGAGAGCTCTGCGCAGGCCACTCAAGTGTCGCTGTCAGGTTGAAACAGGACAGGGGCTTcaccaaaatgctgctgcaaTGTTTGAAGAACGCTTTTGTATAATAATGTCCAGTAAAAAATAGTGGTGAGATTTCCTGTtcaggaatagtttgacattttgggaaattatgTGCTTCCCTGCCGA from Chaetodon auriga isolate fChaAug3 chromosome 21, fChaAug3.hap1, whole genome shotgun sequence encodes the following:
- the LOC143339872 gene encoding regulator of G-protein signaling 20-like; translation: MGSERVEMRKRQMQVHQEAAASVLQARHRMGNTPTNASNACCFCWCCCCSCSCLTVRSEDETIQRSTFERRTEETTNCEESLKPTLEDARSWPTSFEKVMKSAAGRSCFRQFLRTEFSEENMMFWLACEELKKETNKTVVEEKVRQIYEDFISILSPKEVSLDSHVRDVINRNMLEPTSHTFEEAQQQIYTLMQRDSYPRFINSAAYTDLLKSLEEPPPEP